The proteins below come from a single Esox lucius isolate fEsoLuc1 chromosome 7, fEsoLuc1.pri, whole genome shotgun sequence genomic window:
- the ufc1 gene encoding ubiquitin-fold modifier-conjugating enzyme 1 (The RefSeq protein has 1 substitution compared to this genomic sequence), which produces MADDATRKAVSEIPLLKTNSGPRDKELWVQRLREEYLAPIKYVENNKAADNDWFRLESNKEGTRWFGKCWYIHDLLKYEFDIEFDIPVTYPTTAPEVAIPELDGKTAKMYRGGKICLTDHFKPLWARNVPKFGLAHLMALGLGPWLAVEIPDLISKGLITHREQQGS; this is translated from the exons ATGGCGGACGACGCGACTCGAAAGGCTGTGTCGGAGATCCCGTTGCTAAAGACCAACTCAGGTCCCCGGGATAAGGAACTCTGGGTGCAGCGGCTCCGAGAGGAGTACCTGGCCCTCATCAAG TATGTGGAGAACAACAAGGCAGCAGATAATGACTGGTTCCGTCTGGAGTCCAACAAAGAGGGAACCAG GTGGTTTGGGAAGTGCTGGTATATTCATGATCTCCTGAAGTATGAGTTCGACATCGAGTTTGAT ATTCCTGTCACATACCCGACCACTGCCCCCGAGGTTGCAATTCCTGAATTAGATGGAAAAACTGCCAAAATGTACAg GGGAGGAAAGATTTGTCTGACGGACCACTTCAAACCCCTTTGGGCGCGGAACGTCCCCAAGTTTGGTCTGGCTCACCTCATGGCCCTGGGG CTGGGTCCCTGGTTGGCTGTTGAGATTCCTGACCTGATCTCCAAAGGACTgatcacacacagagaacaacagGGGAGCTGA
- the fdxacb1 gene encoding ferredoxin-fold anticodon-binding domain-containing protein 1, giving the protein MTTSAGGKVVLLVGEGNFSYSAAMSCVIALGTDDIIRVSDDITKGNDDITKGNVDITRRTYSRITATCLQTREEALRHNGCARNIHTIIHTGGEVLFEVDCTRLLDCLPGRQFDCVIFNFPHCGRKSGVKKNRLLLKHFFLSCVEVLKGEGEVLVSLCNGQGGTPADRPMREWHNSWQVIAMAAEAGLILNEVRPFDWVKLEGYQSTGYRSQDKGFLVELGLTHVFSRNVLSSTPQRKEMTQHSLGELALTYHIPAELSNYIDRGFLSTSSVHPVRLVQDFLVQALEVEWLVSIVAEPLPLLIRSSPQRLKACCPDMLDTSAHCYWLHPTHTPSEALKHTHTLDDLLTDTHIGCPTGGEGEEDGEGEEDGEGEEDGEGEEDGEGDGYVLRPSLLPQMEEILREKAKQREERKEVLLGASGLVLQRVPIGPWALPAFHQLLLRGPGPKASQPIPALGQSLKRLLAPYGVCQADEQGLVWLTAKPMGRLGWLWADDVTDDITVCLNLDLLASLLYSIPDWRLLWSPDHRFLSQFLHRPFPGQPFRPFSLFPLSFVYDISFWAGPDWHEAEFHALVRKASGETVEDMTLIDTYIPNTHTDLRKISYCYRLTYRSHTHALSHTHALKLHTQLQSLLSTCMHLIVR; this is encoded by the exons ATGACAACATCAGCAGGTGGGAAGGTGGTGCTTCTGGTAGGAGAGGGAAACTTCTCCTATTCTGCTGCTATGAGCTGTGTCATCGCCTTGGGAACTGATGACATCATCAGGGTGTCTGATGACATTACCAAGGGGAATGATGACATTACCAAGGGGAATGTTGACATCACCAGGAGGACGTATTCAAGGATCACAGCCACGTGTCTACAGACCAGAGAGGAAGCACTACGGCACAATGGCTGCGCCCGCAACATACACACCATTATACACACAG GTGGGGAGGTGCTGTTTGAGGTGGACTGTACACGTCTTTTGGATTGTCTGCCTGGTCGACAGTTTGACTGTGTGATCTTCAACTTCCCTCACTGCGGTCGGAAGAGTGGTGTCAAAAAGAACAGACTACTGCTCAAACACTTTTTTCTCAG ctgtgtggaGGTTCTGAAAGGTGAGGGGGAAGTGCTTGTGTCATTGTGCAACGGGCAGGGTGGAACTCCAGCAGACCGGCCAATGAGAGAGTGGCACAACAGCTGGCAGGTGATCGCCATGGCAGCCGAGGCAGGGCTTATTCTAAACGAGGTCCGGCCCTTCGACTGGGTGAAACTTGAAGGCTACCAATCCACTGGCTACAG GAGCCAGGATAAGGGTTTTCTCGTGGAGCTGGGTCTGACTCACGTGTTCAGTCGTAATGTGCTTAGCAGCACCCCCCAGAGGAAGGAGATGACACAACATTCGCTGGGAGAACTCGCGCTGACATACCACATTCCAGCTGAACTGTCGAACTACATTGACAG ggggTTTCTCTCCACTAGTTCTGTCCATCCAGTCAGGTTGGTTCAGGACTTCCTGGTTCAGGCCCTGGAAGTGGAGTGGCTTGTCTCCATAGTTGCAGAGCCCCTCCCCCTGCTCATACGCTCCTCCCCCCAGAGACTAAAAGCCTGTTGCCCTGATATGCTAGACACAAGCGCACACTGCTACTGGTTACACCCCACTCACACACCCTCAGAagcgctcaaacacacacacaccctggatGACTtgttgacagacacacacattgggTGTCCAACTGGTGGTGAAGGTGAAGAGGATGGTGAAGGTGAAGAGGATGGTGAAGGTGAAGAGGATGGTGAAGGTGAAGAAGATGGTGAAGGTGATGGATACGTGCTGCGTCCTTCTCTTCTGCCTCAAATGGAGGAGATTCTGAGAGAAAAGGCaaaacagagggaggagaggaaggaggttCTGCTTGGTGCAAGTGGCCTGGTCCTTCAGAGAGTTCCCATTGGTCCCTGGGCCCTGCCTGCTTTCCATCAGCTCCTCCTCCGTGGCCCAGGTCCCAAGGCCTCTCAGCCAATCCCAGCCCTGGGGCAAAGCTTGAAGCGCCTACTGGCCCCCTACGGGGTCTGCCAGGCCGATGAGCAGGGGTTGGTGTGGCTGACAGCTAAACCAATGGGACGACTGGGCTGGCTGTGGGCTGATGATGTCACGGATGACATCACTGTGTGTCTTAACCTTGACCTCCTGGCATCACTGCTTTACTCTATCCCAGACTGGCGCCTACTCTGGTCACCTGACCACCGCTTCCTCAGTCAATTCCTGCACCGCCCGTTTCCTGGGCAACCATTCCGTCCTTTCTCCCTGTTTCCACTAAGCTTTGTGTATGACATCAGTTTCTGGGCGGGGCCAGACTGGCATGAGGCAGAGTTTCATGCCTTGGTCAGAAAGGCCAGTGGAGAGACTGTGGAAGACATGACCCTGATAGACACCTAcatacccaacacacacactgacctgagAAAAATCAGCTACTGTTATAGACTCACCTaccgctcacacacacacgcactttcacacacacacgcactgaaACTCCACACACAGCTGCAAAGCTTGCTTTCAACATGCATGCATCTGATTGTCAGGtag